The following are encoded in a window of Prochlorococcus marinus str. MIT 1013 genomic DNA:
- a CDS encoding M3 family metallopeptidase, translated as MTSSKPTALLKGEGLPDYDKITPKEITENIPKLIKDLNKKLNNLEEQLKEKLSTKSFISWEDVMPQLYEIGEKLRWSWGVVSHLNAVCNSSELREVHSNQQPTIVRFSNQLAQNEVIFKALSNLKENGNIKDETQIRIIETELVTMKNKGIGLEVDEKRLFNSRSERLAELSTTFSNNVLDATKNWSLLLKNISEVEGLPERAIETLALAAKEAGDKNGEGNEPTASSGPWRVGLDLPSYIPFQTYAKDRQVREKVYRAFVSRASDGKINNKKIIEEILDLRNKQAKSLGYKNWCEISLATKMADNEEAVEMLLEELRLAAMPHAEKELAQLRECAKSHGESDDFELSPWDISFWSEVLRKEKYDLDQEKLRSWFPLDQVLNGLFNLCKRLFEIEIDEVNNTAPLWHEDVRFFNVKNLDGQKIASFYLDPFSRPATKRGGAWMDECLCRNQKNKNEIVLPVAYLICNQTPPISDKPSLMSFEEVETLFHEFGHGLQHMLTTVNYPQAAGINNVEWDAVELASQFMENWCLEDQTISEIAIHWKTKEPLPESEINKLRLSRTFNSGLATLRQIHFALTDLKLHSRWNEDLEISPDELRREIAKSTTVMDPIPEDQFLCAFSHIFAGGYAAGYYSYKWAEVLSADAFAAFEEAGLSNQDKVRKIGKKYRDSILSLGGSRSPNKVFKQFRGRLPSTEALIRHSGLI; from the coding sequence ATGACTTCAAGTAAGCCAACAGCACTATTAAAAGGTGAAGGTCTTCCTGATTACGATAAAATCACCCCTAAAGAGATCACTGAAAATATACCCAAACTGATAAAAGATCTAAATAAAAAATTAAACAACCTCGAAGAACAACTCAAAGAAAAATTATCAACCAAAAGCTTTATAAGCTGGGAAGATGTAATGCCTCAGCTTTATGAAATAGGTGAAAAACTTAGATGGAGTTGGGGAGTTGTAAGTCACCTGAATGCTGTTTGCAATTCCTCCGAACTACGTGAAGTTCATTCAAATCAGCAACCTACGATCGTTAGATTTAGTAATCAGCTTGCTCAAAACGAAGTGATTTTCAAGGCGCTCTCAAATTTAAAAGAGAATGGAAACATAAAGGATGAAACACAAATAAGAATAATTGAGACAGAGCTAGTAACTATGAAAAATAAAGGAATTGGTCTAGAGGTTGATGAGAAAAGACTATTTAACTCTCGCAGTGAGCGATTAGCTGAGTTATCAACTACATTTAGCAACAATGTATTGGATGCAACTAAAAATTGGAGTCTTTTATTAAAAAACATCTCAGAAGTTGAGGGGCTTCCTGAGAGAGCTATTGAAACATTGGCTCTTGCCGCGAAGGAAGCTGGTGACAAGAATGGAGAGGGGAATGAACCTACAGCCTCAAGTGGCCCATGGAGAGTTGGCTTGGATTTACCTAGCTATATACCTTTTCAGACGTATGCAAAAGATCGACAAGTTAGAGAAAAAGTATATAGAGCTTTTGTAAGTAGAGCTAGCGATGGAAAAATTAACAATAAAAAAATAATTGAAGAAATTTTAGATCTCAGAAATAAGCAAGCCAAATCATTGGGATATAAAAACTGGTGTGAAATTAGTTTGGCTACAAAGATGGCTGACAATGAAGAAGCAGTTGAGATGTTACTCGAAGAATTACGATTAGCGGCAATGCCTCATGCTGAAAAAGAACTTGCACAACTTCGTGAGTGTGCCAAAAGCCATGGAGAAAGCGACGATTTCGAGCTATCTCCATGGGATATAAGTTTTTGGTCTGAAGTTCTACGTAAAGAGAAATACGATCTTGACCAAGAAAAACTCAGATCATGGTTCCCTTTGGATCAAGTTCTTAATGGTCTATTTAATTTATGCAAACGACTTTTTGAAATTGAAATTGATGAAGTAAATAATACAGCACCTTTATGGCATGAGGATGTCCGTTTCTTTAATGTTAAAAATTTAGATGGCCAGAAAATTGCATCATTCTATCTAGATCCTTTCAGTCGTCCTGCTACAAAAAGAGGTGGCGCATGGATGGATGAATGCTTATGTCGAAATCAAAAGAACAAAAATGAGATTGTTCTTCCAGTAGCCTATTTAATCTGCAATCAAACGCCTCCTATTTCGGACAAACCCAGTCTGATGAGTTTCGAAGAAGTAGAAACTCTCTTCCATGAATTTGGTCATGGACTACAGCACATGCTGACAACTGTAAATTACCCTCAAGCAGCCGGTATTAATAATGTTGAATGGGATGCTGTCGAATTAGCAAGCCAATTCATGGAAAATTGGTGCTTAGAGGATCAAACGATTTCTGAAATAGCAATACATTGGAAGACGAAAGAGCCATTACCAGAGTCGGAAATCAATAAATTAAGGCTGAGCAGAACATTTAATTCTGGGCTTGCGACTTTAAGGCAAATACATTTTGCTCTTACTGATCTAAAACTCCATAGTCGATGGAATGAAGATTTAGAAATTTCCCCAGATGAGTTACGAAGAGAAATCGCAAAAAGTACAACAGTGATGGATCCCATTCCAGAAGATCAATTTCTCTGTGCTTTCAGTCATATTTTTGCTGGTGGCTATGCTGCTGGATACTACTCTTATAAATGGGCTGAGGTGCTCAGTGCTGATGCCTTTGCCGCATTTGAAGAGGCAGGCCTTTCTAATCAGGATAAAGTCCGAAAGATTGGTAAAAAATATCGCGATTCAATTCTTAGTCTTGGTGGTAGTCGTTCACCCAATAAGGTTTTCAAACAATTTAGAGGAAGACTTCCCTCTACTGAAGCTCTAATAAGACATAGTGGTCTTATTTAG
- a CDS encoding dihydroneopterin aldolase, translating to MSQFHNLSAIHIKDINLWAHVGVLESERIHGQSFLLDISFWLDLDESSKLDQLDKSLDYSEAIRAVKKLSFEIKCLTIEYFSDQILNLLESLYGPVPIHILLTKCSPPICGFTGTVLIEKKRNFFFPIN from the coding sequence ATGAGTCAGTTTCATAATTTAAGCGCAATTCATATAAAAGATATAAATTTATGGGCCCACGTAGGTGTTTTAGAAAGTGAGCGAATACATGGTCAAAGCTTTCTTCTTGACATCAGTTTTTGGTTGGATTTGGATGAGTCATCCAAGCTTGATCAATTAGATAAATCATTAGACTATAGTGAAGCAATTAGAGCAGTTAAAAAACTTTCATTTGAAATCAAATGCTTAACGATTGAATATTTTAGTGATCAAATTTTGAATCTTCTTGAGTCTCTATATGGTCCAGTTCCAATTCATATTCTGCTGACAAAATGCTCGCCACCAATATGTGGATTCACTGGAACTGTTTTAATCGAAAAAAAAAGGAATTTCTTCTTTCCTATTAATTAA
- a CDS encoding glutamate-5-semialdehyde dehydrogenase, which yields MSTNFSVPDPTPQLIKVAESAKEASVLLGQSTNEQRCEALIEMANALNDNADEILKANIQDLERSEKEGLNKSLLSRLQLTKTKLKGCIDGVLKVSNLVDPIGNRQLHRKLDENLILERVTVPLGVLGVIFESRPDALIQIASLAVRSGNGALLKGGSEAKATNQAIMDSLDKGLSKSNVGSGALSLLTTRQESLGLLHLDRFVNLIIPRGSNELVQFIQENTRIPVLGHADGICHLYVDNSVDITKAINIALDSKIQYPAACNAIETLLIHEDVAEMFLKKGLPIFSSAGVTLKGDAKSQSLGVKNRADEADWSTEYLDLILSIKIVRNADEALEHIRKYSSRHTEAIVTDDKKVAEKFLSSVDSAGVYHNCSTRFADGFRYGFGAEVGISTQTLPPRGPVGLEGLVTYRYYLRGDGDLVKDFASGDRSFSHIDLPL from the coding sequence TGGCAAATGCTTTGAATGATAACGCCGATGAGATATTGAAAGCAAATATTCAAGATCTTGAAAGATCAGAAAAAGAAGGGTTGAATAAATCACTTTTATCAAGACTTCAGTTAACAAAAACTAAACTCAAAGGATGCATTGACGGGGTTCTAAAAGTTTCAAATCTTGTAGATCCAATAGGTAATAGACAACTTCATAGGAAATTGGATGAAAACCTTATCCTTGAGAGAGTGACAGTTCCATTAGGAGTATTAGGAGTCATATTTGAATCGAGACCAGATGCATTGATACAAATAGCATCTCTTGCTGTTCGTTCTGGTAATGGAGCTTTATTAAAAGGAGGAAGTGAAGCAAAAGCTACAAATCAAGCAATAATGGATTCTCTTGATAAGGGTTTAAGCAAATCCAATGTGGGTTCAGGAGCTTTGTCTTTGCTCACTACACGTCAAGAAAGTTTAGGCTTACTTCATTTAGATCGGTTTGTGAATTTGATAATACCTAGAGGTAGTAATGAGTTAGTTCAATTTATTCAAGAAAATACACGTATCCCTGTCTTAGGGCATGCTGATGGAATTTGTCATTTATATGTAGATAATTCTGTAGATATTACTAAAGCTATAAACATAGCTTTAGATAGTAAGATTCAATATCCTGCTGCTTGTAATGCTATTGAGACATTATTAATTCATGAAGATGTTGCAGAGATGTTTTTGAAAAAAGGTTTGCCAATTTTTTCAAGTGCTGGAGTTACTCTTAAGGGAGATGCAAAGAGTCAATCTTTAGGGGTGAAAAATAGGGCTGATGAAGCTGACTGGTCTACAGAATATCTTGATCTAATTCTTTCGATCAAAATCGTTCGTAATGCAGACGAAGCTCTTGAACATATTCGTAAATATAGCTCTCGTCATACTGAGGCGATAGTTACTGATGACAAGAAAGTTGCTGAAAAGTTTTTAAGTTCGGTTGATAGTGCAGGTGTTTACCATAATTGCTCTACTCGTTTTGCTGATGGTTTCCGGTATGGGTTTGGAGCTGAAGTTGGGATAAGTACTCAGACTCTTCCACCAAGAGGCCCAGTAGGATTGGAAGGGTTAGTTACCTATCGCTATTATCTCAGAGGTGATGGTGATCTCGTTAAGGATTTCGCTTCTGGAGATAGGAGCTTTTCTCATATTGATTTACCATTATGA
- a CDS encoding esterase/lipase family protein, translated as MDTYKRPIFLVHGLWNNPKLFEKLIKKTKENDYELYRPHLPHKYGKTSLRRLARDLDSKIEELVGTEIKIDIVGFSMGGLISRCWLQNHNGFLRTKRFFSIGTPHFGTYTAQLIPSFLMPGIAEMKRGSSLLSQLNNDLTSLEKVECTSFFTKWDLMSFPGWQAKLSIGNSYHLPVLTHKELITNSSSLDILAKKIFNNS; from the coding sequence TTGGATACATACAAAAGACCAATTTTTCTTGTTCATGGTTTGTGGAACAATCCTAAATTATTTGAAAAACTAATAAAAAAAACAAAAGAAAACGATTATGAATTGTACAGACCACATTTGCCACACAAATATGGGAAAACATCTCTTAGGCGTTTAGCTCGAGATCTTGATTCTAAGATTGAGGAGTTAGTGGGGACTGAAATTAAAATTGATATTGTTGGCTTTTCAATGGGTGGATTAATTAGTAGGTGTTGGTTGCAAAATCATAATGGTTTTTTAAGAACTAAACGTTTTTTTAGTATTGGTACGCCTCATTTTGGTACTTACACAGCTCAACTGATCCCTTCATTTTTGATGCCAGGTATTGCAGAGATGAAAAGAGGAAGTAGTTTATTATCTCAATTAAATAATGACTTAACTTCCTTAGAAAAGGTTGAATGTACTAGCTTTTTTACAAAATGGGACTTGATGTCATTCCCAGGCTGGCAAGCAAAACTTTCTATTGGTAATTCCTATCATTTACCTGTGTTGACACATAAAGAATTGATCACAAACTCTAGTTCTCTAGATATTTTAGCCAAAAAGATTTTTAATAATAGCTAA